The DNA segment TTTTCTCACCATTGCTTAAACAGCTTGCACAACAGCGAATAATAACCGATCGACCGCGTAAATCACTGTGACACAGGACAGCGGGAGTACTCCGGATTCAAGTTATTTCAGCGGGTTAACGTCTTGGGGGCAAGATCAGCCTCACCGGCCAGCCAACTTTAGATCAGGTCAGGCTTGTCGGTGATAATTCCGTTAATCCCGATCCCGGCCAGCTTTTCGCCTCGTTTCGGATCGTTAACCGTCCAGCAGCACACAAAAAGGCCTCTTCTTCGGGCTTCCGAAGCGAGGCGGCGTGTCATAAAACGGTGATTTGTAGCAACTACCCGACAGCCGAGAGAAAGAGCCTTCTTCACGCACCCGAAGCCGAAAACCGTAATAAGGCCCGTAGTAATAGAACGATCAAGTTCCCTCACAGCACGAAGGCAGTCCTCGCGGAAAGAAACCACCGCTACATCTTTTATAAGACCATGATCTTTTATAAGCGAGACAGTTTCTTCTTCCGTACCTTTTTCCTTAAGTTCGACCACAAGTCCGCAGCGCCCCGCGAAATTCTCAAAAACCTCTGTAAGAGTCGGTATCCGCTCCCCGAAACCGGCGTCAAGAGATTGAAGTTCAGAAAACGTCTTCCCCGAAACGGCTCCCTTACCATCCGTGGTCCTGTCCACCGTCCGGTCGTGAATGACGACCAAGCGGCCGTCAAGACTTTTCCTCACGTCAAACTCTATCACCGCAGACCCCATGTCCAGGGCCCTGCGGAAAGAGCGAAGAGTATTTTCCGGTTCGTAATGACTCGCGCCGCGGTGAGAGATAAGGAGGAAATCTTTTTCGAAAAAACCTTTCATGGAATTTGGGGGAATTACCTGAACAGGTCATGGGCCGGATCTCTGATCAGTTCATCCGAACTTCCTTCTCCCCGGATGTACTCAACCCCGCGCGCTACCACAACGGGCAGAGCCGCGGTTTTCTCCATCAGCAAGCCCGCGGCACACGCTACCTGGTCCGCGGTCGCCATCTCGGTTGCCGTAAGCAGAAGACCTTTGGTATCGGCCTCTCCCCTGCGGTCAGAAAGTGGCCTCATGCCGCTACAGCCAATGGCGATGTCGGTGAGCCCTTCCCGCCAGGGACGTCCCACGGTATCGCTTATTATGACAGCTACGTACTTTCCGGTTTCCTGTTCTATATGTTTTCTTATAACCCCAGCGGAGCGATCAGAATCAAGCGGAAGAAGTGTGACATCCTCGCCCCCGGAAACATTCGACGCATCAACGCCGGCGTTTGCCAGCACGAGCCCCCCGATCGTTTCAACTATAAGTCTTCCCTTGCCGCTTTCTCTCTCGTCCATTTTTACGATTCTCCTAGTTTCCCCGAGAATCACCTCCACCAACCTCGGATCCTTTGAAACCTCTTCGGAGACCGTAACTGCGAAACCCGAAGGTTCCACTTGGGAGAGATTAACAACCCTGCCTTCGGCCTTTGAAACCACCTTCTGTGCAACTACAACTATATCCCCGTCGAGAAACGAAAATCCCTCACGGGCGGCGGCGTGCAGAATCATCTCCCCAAGGCTGTCCCCCTCCTTCACTTCCGGAATCCCCTTCAAGGGAACAAATCTTATTTCTCCAGTCTTGTCCATGCGGAAACTCTCCCGATGCCGCGGCGGCGTTTTGTATCTACCAACTAAACCATCTAGTATATATTATCAATAGCAAGGGGGAGAGAAATGGAAAAATTTTACTTGGAGAGAGAAACCGACCTTGAGCTTGAAAAGCAGTTCGAGGTATCCGGCGTGGCGAGGGAATCAGGTCTCATGATCCGCATATTCGTAACCTCCTCACTTAAAAAGGAAATGATGGAACCCGATTCCGAGGCTTCGGCCCGCGGCGAGGATGAAAACACCAGGCTAAAGGAAATACTTTCCCCTCTCGTGTCGTCTATAAGGGCAACCAGAAAAACGAAGAGAACCAACGTGATCAATTTCACCGCTTCGGTTACCAAAGACGGAAAAGGCCGGGAATTTCAGGTTATTTCCTACCTAGGTCCGGTAACGAAAGACTCCGAGGAACCCTGCATAACCCTTCTCCTGCCCGAAGACCTGCCGGAAGAAACACCTTAGCCACAAAATCGTGTATTATTAGCTTTATAATGGGGTGTACAGAGGAAATTTCCGGCGAAATCTACCTTGACAACAACGCAACTACAAGACCACTTCCCGAAGTAACTGAGGCCATGCACGAAGCCATGGGTGAGGGATTCGGCAATCCCTCAAGCGCCCATTCGGCCGGAGAGCGGGCGAGGCACCGCATGGACCTTGCCCGAAAACGGGCCTCCGATCTTGTGGGATGCTCCCCCGAGGACCTCATATTCACAAGTTCCGGTACGGAATCAAACAACATGGTTTTTTATTCCTGCACCATGAAAAAAGAGAAGCCGCACGTTGTCACAACCCAAGTAGAGCACTCCTCGATAATGAAGATGTGCAATTTCCTCGAACTAAACGACGTGCACATCGAAATGCTCGAGGTGGACGGACAAGGGATTCTTGACATCCGAACACTCGAAAACGCGATCTCCGAGAAAACCGATCTAGTTTCCGTGCAGTGGGTTAACAACGAGACCGGAGTTATACAGGATATAGCGAGCATTTCCGAGGTCTGCAGGAAAAACGGAGTGCTTCTCCACACCGACGCGGCCCAAGCTGTAGGCAAGCTCGAGGTTGATCTTGCGAAGCTTCACGTGGATTTTCTCTCTTTCACCGCTCATAAAATCAGCGGTCCCCAGGGCGCCGCGGTTCTCTACGCAAAAGACAGGCTGCTTGTGAATCCTTTTCTTTTCGGAGGATTCCAGGAGGAAGGGTTTCGTCCCGGGACCGAGAATCTTCCGGGCATAACAGGCTTTGGGACCGCCTGCGAGATAAGGCACACAAGGCTTGAGCAGGCCATAGGAAAGATGAAAGATCTTCGCGACCGGTTCGAGAAAATAATAATCGAATCCATCCCGGACACCTCGGTTAACGGGGGCGGCGGGGAAAGAATATGCAATACCACCAATATCCATTTCGGCGGAACTGACGGAAGAAAGCTGGTCTCCCTTCTTGACGAGGCGGGAATAAGGTGTTCCCAGAGTTCCGCGTGCACGAATTTCGACGTTACGCCATCCTACGTTCTGACCGCCATGGGGCTTGATGAACAGCATGCGTATTCAAGCATAAGATTCAGCTTCTGCCCGGAAAACACCTTCGAGGAGATAGAAAGAGCGGCAGAGATAGTCCGGGAAAAGTGCGAATTTCTCAGTAGCCAGCCCTGCTGAACCCGGGCACCCCGGGGAAACGGAAAATCAGTCGACAACCCTTACCGGCTGACCGGGAAGAAGGCCGAAGCTCCCCTCGGTTATGATTCTGGAATCTGGAGGAAGGGAATCAAAGGATATGTAGGCCGAGTTATCATCTATCCACGTGGGTGCCACTTTAGCCTTGAGAACTTCTCCATTTTTTTCAACCAGCACGAAAGAGAAATTTTCTTTATCGTCGGACAAGACAGCCGTCTTGGGGATTCTGACGACATTATCAAGCGTCTGCACCGGTATTTTTACGGAAACCATTTCCCCAGGCCACCACTTTACCGAGGGATCGGATATGGCAATCTCGATATCGTAGGTGCCCGAGAAATCATCAGAACCCGGACTCACGCCGTCAACCTCGCCCGCGACGGTTTCCACCGTGCCGTCTCTTGTAAGTGATACCTCAAGAACATCTCCCCTGTTGACGCTTCTGGCAACGGACACGTCCACACCGGCTATGACTTTCCTGCCGCTTAGATTAACGACTTTGGCCACCACATCTCCGTTTCTTGTCTCCTGCCCAATGTCGGGAACGATTTCGACAACCTGGCCTTGGATAGGGGAGCGGATCTTGAGGTTTTCGTAATTCCACTTGGCCCTTTTGTAAGAAGCTTCAAGGGCCTTTACGCCAGCCGAGGCGGTTTCAAGCAGGTTTTGTGACGCTTCAGTCTCGTCCTCAGAGACTATTCCCTTCTCAAAAAGAGCCGCGTTCCTGCGGTATACCCTTTCAGCTTCGGAAAGCTTCCCCTTGGCGGACTCAAGATTGTATTTCGCCTCGTCAAGCCGTGTTTCCACGCGGTAATCGTAGAGTTCGAGGATAATTCCATCCTTCTCGATTTCCTGACCTCTACCGGAATCTATCCGCTTTACCCATCCCGAAACGGTCGTTCGGACCAGAACGGTCTGCTTGCCACGGACTCTTCCGAGAACTTCGGTGTAAACTGAACCCGGGGACGCAACAGGCGTCATCACTTTTATGGGCCTGTGGACGTTATCTTCAGAGTGACCCTGTGCACTTGATTCCCTTTCGTGAAGAAACCTCGCATACAGGAGAAAAAGAACCAAGAGGAACCCAAGAGATATTAAAACCAGAGTCACCCAGTTCTTCATTTTTCTTTCTCTGAACCAAGATCTCATCTATTTTTCCACCCACAAAAGCTTCAATAAAAAAGACATTCATAACAATATTGAGAATCTGGCGATTTAGCAACAACCGGCAAAAATAGGAATAGCCGGTAAAAAAGATTGACTTTTAGCCAGAATTTCCCGATAATTACTAAGAGATTTTAAGGAGGATGTTAGTGAACGGAAAACCTTTAACAAAATCCCAGCTTTCAACCAGCTTGGCAGAGGAGGCGGGAATAACCAAGGCGACAGCCAAAACCGTTATTGATGCTATAGCGTCAATTGCATGTGCAGAGGTAAAGGAAAAAGGAGAATTCACGATTCCTGGAATCGGCAAACTGGTTATCAGCAATCGTAGTGCCAGAATGGGGAGAAATCCCGCCACCGGTGAAGTAATCAGCATACCTGCAAGAAAGGTCCTGAAGTTCCGCGTGGCGAAAGCCTGCAAAGATTCTGTGCTAGGTTAAAGCTGTCTCCACGCTCTACCTAGTTGATGTTGCCTCTCAGCGACCAGTTAAGAATTTCTACTGGATGCACAATCTTGGTCTTGGAATCTAAACCGAGCAGTCCCTTGCGGATCTGTATCATGCACCCAGGGTTCCCGACGGCCAGATAATCAGCACCGGTTTTCTCTATCTCGCTTACTTTCCCTGAGAGAAGTTTGGCGGACATCTCCGGTTGCACGATATTATATATCCCGGCGCTTCCGCAGCAGTGATCCGACCATTGCATTTCGACGAGTTCCACTCCCGGGATGCTTCTTAGAAGCTCTCTTGGAGCAGACCGTATCCCTTGTCCGTGAACAATATGGCATGCGTCCTGATAAGTAATCTTTATATCAAGAGGGCGCAGCGACGCCTCTATTTCCACATCTGAAAGAAATTCCATTACATCCACGGTTTTCGCTGAGAGCTGCGCTGCGGCTTCGGAGTAGACCGGGTCCTCATGCAGGATCTCGGCGTATTCCTTCATAGTGGAACCACATCCGGCGGAATTAACGACTACGGCATCTACGTTTAAGGTGGCGAAAAGGGCCACCAGTTTTCTTGCGAACTCCCTTCCTTCCTCAAGCCTTCCCGAATGAACAGAAAGGGCCCCGCAACATCCCTGGTTCTTGGGAACAAAAACTTCGCAGCCACTTGCGCGAAGCACTTCGATCGTTGCCCTGTTTATTTCCGGGAAGAAGACCCCCTGAACACAACCGCTCAGAAGAGCAACTTTCTTTTTTCTCTCTCCAATTGCCGGATAAAAAGCCGAAAGAGTTTCCCCGAAAGCAGAGTTGACCTCGGGCAGCATATGAAACATGGAAGAAGCCGAGAGACTTATTCTGTCAAGAAGCCACGGCGGGAAAACCCTCTTCAGGCCAAGCGTTTTTAC comes from the Candidatus Dadabacteria bacterium genome and includes:
- a CDS encoding glycerophosphodiester phosphodiesterase — encoded protein: MKGFFEKDFLLISHRGASHYEPENTLRSFRRALDMGSAVIEFDVRKSLDGRLVVIHDRTVDRTTDGKGAVSGKTFSELQSLDAGFGERIPTLTEVFENFAGRCGLVVELKEKGTEEETVSLIKDHGLIKDVAVVSFREDCLRAVRELDRSITTGLITVFGFGCVKKALSLGCRVVATNHRFMTRRLASEARRRGLFVCCWTVNDPKRGEKLAGIGINGIITDKPDLI
- the cofE gene encoding coenzyme F420-0:L-glutamate ligase, which produces MDKTGEIRFVPLKGIPEVKEGDSLGEMILHAAAREGFSFLDGDIVVVAQKVVSKAEGRVVNLSQVEPSGFAVTVSEEVSKDPRLVEVILGETRRIVKMDERESGKGRLIVETIGGLVLANAGVDASNVSGGEDVTLLPLDSDRSAGVIRKHIEQETGKYVAVIISDTVGRPWREGLTDIAIGCSGMRPLSDRRGEADTKGLLLTATEMATADQVACAAGLLMEKTAALPVVVARGVEYIRGEGSSDELIRDPAHDLFR
- a CDS encoding cysteine desulfurase, which encodes MGCTEEISGEIYLDNNATTRPLPEVTEAMHEAMGEGFGNPSSAHSAGERARHRMDLARKRASDLVGCSPEDLIFTSSGTESNNMVFYSCTMKKEKPHVVTTQVEHSSIMKMCNFLELNDVHIEMLEVDGQGILDIRTLENAISEKTDLVSVQWVNNETGVIQDIASISEVCRKNGVLLHTDAAQAVGKLEVDLAKLHVDFLSFTAHKISGPQGAAVLYAKDRLLVNPFLFGGFQEEGFRPGTENLPGITGFGTACEIRHTRLEQAIGKMKDLRDRFEKIIIESIPDTSVNGGGGERICNTTNIHFGGTDGRKLVSLLDEAGIRCSQSSACTNFDVTPSYVLTAMGLDEQHAYSSIRFSFCPENTFEEIERAAEIVREKCEFLSSQPC
- a CDS encoding efflux RND transporter periplasmic adaptor subunit is translated as MRSWFRERKMKNWVTLVLISLGFLLVLFLLYARFLHERESSAQGHSEDNVHRPIKVMTPVASPGSVYTEVLGRVRGKQTVLVRTTVSGWVKRIDSGRGQEIEKDGIILELYDYRVETRLDEAKYNLESAKGKLSEAERVYRRNAALFEKGIVSEDETEASQNLLETASAGVKALEASYKRAKWNYENLKIRSPIQGQVVEIVPDIGQETRNGDVVAKVVNLSGRKVIAGVDVSVARSVNRGDVLEVSLTRDGTVETVAGEVDGVSPGSDDFSGTYDIEIAISDPSVKWWPGEMVSVKIPVQTLDNVVRIPKTAVLSDDKENFSFVLVEKNGEVLKAKVAPTWIDDNSAYISFDSLPPDSRIITEGSFGLLPGQPVRVVD
- a CDS encoding HU family DNA-binding protein; the encoded protein is MLVNGKPLTKSQLSTSLAEEAGITKATAKTVIDAIASIACAEVKEKGEFTIPGIGKLVISNRSARMGRNPATGEVISIPARKVLKFRVAKACKDSVLG
- a CDS encoding 4Fe-4S dicluster domain-containing protein; amino-acid sequence: MDLTIRSAQILFLKTLFTLIYPAENSGKNRLEPKRNSKRLFIARVSRLSVFRFLRERRDAMSLETAFDHTDRPSKKIIQDCVHCGFCLSSCPTYLETGNELDSPRGRIHLIKAAEEGRIPMGESLVKHLDLCLGCLACETACPSGVKYGSLIEMSRGQIERRFKRGLGEKILKAFIFKIFPYPQRLKVLLPFVYLVKTLGLKRVFPPWLLDRISLSASSMFHMLPEVNSAFGETLSAFYPAIGERKKKVALLSGCVQGVFFPEINRATIEVLRASGCEVFVPKNQGCCGALSVHSGRLEEGREFARKLVALFATLNVDAVVVNSAGCGSTMKEYAEILHEDPVYSEAAAQLSAKTVDVMEFLSDVEIEASLRPLDIKITYQDACHIVHGQGIRSAPRELLRSIPGVELVEMQWSDHCCGSAGIYNIVQPEMSAKLLSGKVSEIEKTGADYLAVGNPGCMIQIRKGLLGLDSKTKIVHPVEILNWSLRGNIN